From Treponema vincentii F0403, the proteins below share one genomic window:
- a CDS encoding nucleotide sugar dehydrogenase: protein MSNFETIIKKIESNTEVVGIIGLGYVGLPLAVSFAKKDVQVLGFEKSVKKADAVNAGSNYIGDIKDEDLIRVVKETKKLSTTTDFSRIKECDAIIICVPTPLDHFKKPDMKFIEQSCIDIGKNMKAGTFVSLESTTYPTTTEDFMKPIIERESGLQEGKDFWLCFSPERVDPGNKDYKTDNTPKVVGALGEDAQKIAIDLYSKAIQHLYPVSSPRVAEMVKILENTYRLINISLINELALLAGKMDINIWEVIDAAKSKPYGFQAFYPGPGIGGHCIPLDPFYLEHIAKGFNFDLTMINTAGNINNQMPHKMMNKIMYALNRKQKAMNGATILFLGVAYKPDIDDPRESPALLVMEECAKKRANVLYYDPYISECVDDHGKKWIGIDLTDDLLVKADCVVFTTNHSCFDIGHIVEKSSLVVDLRNAVKTVHIEDGKVFKL, encoded by the coding sequence ATGTCAAATTTTGAAACAATCATAAAAAAAATTGAAAGTAATACCGAAGTCGTTGGTATTATCGGTTTAGGCTATGTGGGGTTGCCGCTTGCCGTGTCTTTTGCAAAAAAAGATGTGCAAGTATTAGGCTTTGAAAAGAGTGTAAAGAAAGCCGATGCAGTAAATGCCGGAAGCAACTATATCGGCGATATAAAAGATGAAGATTTGATTCGTGTTGTAAAGGAAACAAAAAAACTTTCCACAACAACAGATTTTTCCCGTATTAAAGAATGCGATGCTATTATTATCTGCGTCCCGACGCCGTTAGATCACTTTAAAAAACCCGATATGAAGTTTATTGAACAGTCCTGTATTGATATAGGAAAGAATATGAAAGCAGGTACCTTTGTTTCGCTTGAAAGTACCACATATCCTACGACGACCGAAGACTTTATGAAGCCGATTATCGAAAGAGAATCCGGCTTGCAAGAAGGAAAAGATTTTTGGCTTTGCTTTAGCCCCGAACGGGTTGATCCGGGAAATAAAGATTATAAAACGGATAATACGCCGAAAGTGGTTGGGGCTTTGGGCGAAGATGCTCAAAAGATAGCTATTGATCTCTATAGCAAAGCAATTCAGCACCTTTATCCTGTATCAAGTCCCCGCGTAGCGGAGATGGTTAAAATACTGGAAAATACCTATCGGCTTATCAATATTTCGCTTATAAATGAACTTGCACTGTTAGCCGGTAAGATGGATATCAATATTTGGGAAGTCATAGATGCTGCAAAATCAAAACCCTACGGCTTTCAAGCATTTTATCCTGGTCCCGGTATCGGTGGTCACTGCATTCCGCTTGATCCGTTCTATCTTGAACATATTGCAAAAGGTTTTAACTTCGATTTAACGATGATAAACACAGCCGGAAATATCAATAATCAGATGCCTCATAAGATGATGAATAAAATTATGTATGCCTTAAATCGTAAGCAAAAAGCAATGAATGGGGCAACAATTTTATTTCTTGGAGTTGCATATAAGCCTGATATTGACGATCCGCGTGAAAGCCCTGCCTTACTTGTTATGGAAGAATGTGCTAAGAAGAGAGCTAATGTCCTCTATTACGATCCGTATATTTCTGAGTGTGTTGATGATCATGGAAAAAAATGGATTGGCATAGATTTAACCGATGATCTTTTAGTTAAGGCTGATTGCGTAGTGTTTACAACTAATCATTCATGTTTTGATATTGGTCATATTGTAGAAAAATCATCTTTGGTTGTTGATTTGCGCAATGCGGTAAAAACTGTGCATATTGAAGATGGAAAGGTGTTTAAACTATAG
- a CDS encoding polysaccharide deacetylase family protein produces MLKITVPNFCVSEIKYTCFVVFSEWLGIEYVIQTLEQDFILISSNEKYLKLNADFFVKASNNWLASETMPDVPLKNYNLDELKAVLHNEIHICESEFPVLYGMPEITVSEDTIDCNIDVLGGIFFMISRYEEIVIKERDNHNRFSAKSSIACKENFLFRPIVNEYVELLFALLQYLFPQVERKRMQFKTSPTHDVDVPFQYLNISIPRLIKHIGGDILKRKSMRLAFDTVGGWTTVKHGKVEDDPYYSFDFIMTESEKRGLKSAFYFLPSGSPEMLIKYPVSLPEMQSLLQIIDKRGHEIGIHGFYGTYLDDKAFKDDVFILKNVLQTLDISQQIHGGRQHYLQWQNPDTLNVWETSGMNYDSTLSFADMPGFRCGTCYEYSVYDCIVRKKLRLKERPLIAMECSVIAERYMNFGLTDKALAVFKNLKDKCKYYNGNFVLLFHNTEFITEAQRQFYIEVLDC; encoded by the coding sequence ATGCTGAAAATAACAGTACCTAACTTTTGTGTCTCAGAAATTAAATACACATGTTTCGTCGTTTTTTCTGAATGGCTTGGAATTGAATATGTAATTCAAACGCTAGAGCAAGATTTTATATTAATTTCTAGCAATGAAAAATATTTGAAACTAAATGCGGATTTTTTTGTTAAGGCTTCAAACAATTGGCTAGCCTCAGAAACAATGCCAGATGTACCGTTAAAAAACTATAATTTGGATGAATTAAAAGCCGTTTTACACAATGAAATTCATATTTGCGAATCCGAATTTCCTGTATTGTACGGTATGCCGGAAATAACGGTTTCCGAAGACACCATTGATTGCAATATTGATGTTTTAGGCGGTATTTTTTTTATGATTTCCCGATATGAGGAAATAGTGATAAAAGAACGTGATAATCATAATCGGTTTTCTGCAAAGTCTTCGATTGCATGTAAAGAAAATTTTTTGTTTCGCCCTATTGTCAACGAATATGTGGAACTTTTATTTGCTTTGTTACAGTATCTCTTTCCTCAAGTAGAACGGAAAAGAATGCAGTTTAAAACATCCCCTACTCACGATGTTGATGTCCCATTTCAATATCTGAATATATCTATACCGCGGCTTATTAAACATATAGGTGGTGATATATTAAAACGTAAATCTATGCGTTTGGCTTTTGATACTGTTGGGGGATGGACTACAGTCAAACATGGCAAAGTAGAGGATGACCCCTATTACTCATTTGATTTTATTATGACGGAGAGTGAAAAGCGAGGGCTAAAAAGTGCATTTTACTTTCTGCCTTCAGGTAGTCCGGAAATGCTGATCAAATATCCCGTTTCCCTACCGGAAATGCAATCTTTATTACAGATTATTGATAAGCGCGGACATGAGATCGGGATTCATGGATTTTATGGAACGTATCTTGATGATAAGGCTTTTAAAGATGATGTTTTTATATTGAAAAATGTACTTCAAACACTGGATATTTCTCAGCAGATACATGGTGGGAGGCAGCATTATCTTCAATGGCAAAATCCTGACACCTTGAATGTTTGGGAAACATCCGGTATGAACTATGATTCTACTCTGAGCTTTGCAGATATGCCCGGTTTCCGTTGCGGTACGTGTTATGAATATTCCGTATATGATTGTATAGTACGAAAAAAATTAAGATTGAAAGAGCGGCCTCTTATTGCAATGGAGTGTTCCGTAATTGCCGAACGATATATGAATTTTGGTCTAACTGATAAAGCTTTAGCAGTATTTAAAAACTTAAAAGATAAGTGTAAGTATTATAACGGCAATTTTGTTTTACTGTTTCATAATACTGAGTTCATAACTGAAGCACAGCGACAATTTTATATAGAAGTTTTAGATTGCTGA
- a CDS encoding glycosyltransferase — MDMKKALTIFGTDITFFHVYQTLPVVIKFLLGIFLKKRKESNPVSVSGEFTNTTYGKLNILSAKVAAVFLYRKLLYVIKRYNPSIVCAYEVFAVRPVLKARKKYANKHIKYLAKFQGTVLGFDYQKINDPAIYKRYSFDIEAFRLCNQFDVCAITNDGTNGDKVLSCFGVNSDKILYEPNGISQYIKDIKQSIRIDNTFDDIKTINLFTLSRLIGWKRIYLSIEIMHRLVNIFNCHRYALHVYGHGSDSEIKVLEDLIKKYKLSPCVHLYGAVEHDDLIDVYNQNHVMLSLYKYTNVTNPIFEALYLNKPVITLHDNSLDSILKKIDTDRVFLFDDTTDDGIIDVISTFLNTHHFQFLKKNNHVVHVFDWETRINNEFKLLNG; from the coding sequence ATGGATATGAAAAAAGCGTTGACTATCTTTGGTACCGATATAACTTTTTTTCATGTTTATCAGACTCTCCCTGTTGTAATTAAATTTTTGCTAGGGATATTTCTAAAAAAACGCAAGGAAAGTAATCCTGTTTCTGTTTCAGGAGAATTTACGAATACAACCTATGGTAAATTGAATATACTGTCTGCAAAAGTCGCAGCTGTGTTTTTATATCGAAAATTGCTTTATGTAATTAAAAGATATAATCCTTCAATTGTTTGCGCTTATGAGGTTTTTGCAGTACGTCCTGTGCTGAAAGCGAGAAAGAAATACGCGAATAAACATATTAAGTATTTGGCAAAATTTCAAGGTACCGTGTTAGGTTTTGATTATCAAAAAATTAATGATCCTGCTATTTATAAGCGTTATAGCTTTGATATTGAAGCTTTCAGATTATGTAATCAGTTTGATGTGTGTGCGATTACTAATGATGGAACAAACGGTGATAAAGTCTTATCTTGCTTTGGTGTCAATAGTGATAAGATACTGTATGAGCCAAATGGTATTTCGCAATATATTAAAGATATTAAACAGAGTATCCGCATCGATAATACATTTGATGATATCAAAACAATCAATCTGTTTACACTCTCACGTCTTATTGGCTGGAAACGAATATATTTATCGATCGAGATAATGCACAGATTAGTTAATATTTTCAATTGTCACCGTTATGCTTTGCATGTTTATGGTCATGGTTCCGATTCTGAAATTAAAGTTCTAGAAGACTTGATAAAAAAATACAAATTATCCCCCTGTGTACATCTTTATGGTGCTGTTGAGCATGATGATTTGATTGATGTATATAATCAAAATCATGTTATGTTGTCGCTCTATAAATATACAAATGTTACAAATCCTATATTTGAAGCATTATATCTTAACAAACCTGTAATAACGTTACATGATAACAGCCTTGATAGTATTTTGAAAAAAATTGATACCGATCGAGTATTCTTGTTTGATGATACTACTGATGATGGTATTATTGATGTAATATCCACTTTTCTAAATACTCATCATTTCCAATTTCTCAAAAAAAACAATCATGTTGTACATGTTTTTGATTGGGAGACAAGAATTAATAATGAATTTAAGTTGTTGAACGGTTAA
- a CDS encoding glycosyltransferase family 2 protein — protein MQTCNVLLSIVIPAYNAGLFLAGTLDMLVSQGLENCEVIIINDGSTDNTEMICKAFSNKHSQISYISQNNHGVSAARNRGMELAKGKYVYFFDSDDSLSAGTLDFFRSVLARNLSIQMFGFGYEMRRNGGLIKKYISSKFDNQMLKSHILQESFFSKKFSCNICSCIYDRSFLKNHAIAFTQGVKIGEDVEFIIKALNEVDALYYSERVCFIYQLRDDSAMQGYKIYTLERMKSFELIRDAVLSLNIPDSRMEPRLNFFIANLYVSNLLAYLFSAGNKSKQIEALFILNKKYVYKCMKGKVINLMAIYLIRYIPLRFLFKIFKNY, from the coding sequence TTGCAGACATGCAATGTTTTATTGTCAATTGTGATTCCAGCATATAATGCAGGACTTTTCCTAGCTGGGACACTCGATATGCTGGTTAGTCAAGGATTGGAAAATTGTGAAGTTATTATAATCAATGACGGTTCAACTGATAATACTGAAATGATTTGTAAGGCATTTTCGAATAAACATTCACAGATTTCTTATATAAGTCAAAATAACCATGGTGTCTCTGCTGCTCGAAATAGGGGAATGGAATTAGCTAAAGGAAAATATGTTTATTTTTTCGATTCTGATGATTCTTTATCAGCCGGTACATTAGATTTTTTCCGTTCCGTGCTTGCACGTAATCTGTCGATACAAATGTTTGGTTTCGGTTATGAAATGCGGAGAAATGGCGGTTTGATAAAAAAATATATTTCATCTAAATTTGATAACCAGATGTTGAAGTCTCATATATTACAGGAAAGTTTTTTTTCAAAAAAATTTTCCTGTAATATATGCAGTTGCATATATGACAGGTCTTTTCTTAAAAATCATGCGATTGCTTTTACTCAGGGTGTTAAAATTGGCGAGGATGTAGAATTTATTATAAAAGCGCTTAATGAGGTCGACGCATTATATTATTCGGAAAGGGTATGTTTTATATATCAATTACGGGATGATTCTGCTATGCAGGGATATAAAATTTATACTCTGGAGCGCATGAAATCTTTTGAACTTATTCGTGATGCGGTTCTGTCACTAAATATTCCTGATAGTCGCATGGAACCGCGATTAAATTTTTTTATTGCAAATCTATATGTTTCAAATCTCCTCGCATATTTATTTAGTGCTGGAAATAAAAGCAAGCAAATAGAAGCTCTCTTCATTCTAAATAAAAAGTATGTTTATAAGTGTATGAAAGGAAAAGTAATAAATTTAATGGCTATTTATCTTATCCGCTATATTCCATTAAGATTTTTGTTTAAAATTTTTAAAAATTATTAA
- a CDS encoding EpsG family protein, whose translation MFYVFFLVEMILLFLFSRLDKKILKISVLLLILLLVMISGFRYGIGTDYYTYEYIYNNIAESSYVEPGYRYVNIALKYLGCSYATSVLFFAFVTNVLLIYFIKQYSIDFVFSIVLYVLFNYYFISFNAVRQMVAIAIFLAGIQFVFKKQYLRFLLITACAALFHYSTFIGVLYLLCRINKKNIYMIIWLFSIPFIVLPIQNVIIKFMPASFPYAVYFTSSFFTETSNAAVLKLVVPNLFVGLAFYFRSGFNKKMEIFWLNLFIFSTAFANLAHGVNVLIRLNYVFQISEIIFYPLFISKIQKFQRPVVSWLMLGYFIVFYIFTVIIQGAQGVVPYQSIFFA comes from the coding sequence ATGTTTTATGTATTTTTTTTAGTGGAAATGATACTTCTTTTTTTATTTTCACGTTTAGATAAGAAAATATTAAAAATATCTGTATTATTGTTGATTTTATTATTGGTTATGATTTCAGGATTTCGATATGGAATAGGGACTGATTATTACACATACGAATATATATATAATAACATTGCTGAATCTTCGTATGTAGAACCGGGCTATAGATATGTAAATATTGCATTGAAATATCTGGGCTGTTCTTATGCGACAAGCGTTTTATTTTTTGCTTTTGTTACTAATGTGCTATTAATATATTTTATAAAGCAATATTCGATCGATTTTGTGTTTTCAATTGTTTTGTATGTTTTATTTAACTATTATTTTATATCATTCAATGCTGTTCGTCAAATGGTTGCAATTGCAATTTTCCTTGCCGGTATTCAGTTCGTATTTAAAAAACAATATTTACGCTTTCTGTTAATTACTGCTTGTGCAGCACTTTTTCATTATAGTACTTTTATTGGTGTATTGTATCTACTGTGTAGAATAAATAAAAAAAATATATACATGATAATATGGCTTTTTTCAATTCCTTTTATTGTTTTGCCGATTCAGAATGTTATTATAAAATTCATGCCAGCATCGTTTCCTTATGCTGTGTATTTTACATCTTCTTTTTTTACTGAAACATCTAATGCTGCTGTTTTAAAGCTTGTTGTCCCTAATCTATTCGTAGGATTAGCCTTTTACTTTAGATCGGGGTTTAATAAAAAGATGGAAATATTTTGGTTGAATCTATTTATTTTTTCTACTGCATTTGCTAATCTTGCTCATGGTGTTAATGTGTTAATAAGATTGAATTATGTTTTCCAAATTAGTGAAATAATATTTTATCCTTTGTTTATTTCTAAAATTCAAAAATTCCAAAGGCCGGTTGTGTCATGGCTGATGTTGGGGTATTTCATTGTGTTTTATATTTTTACTGTTATAATACAAGGAGCTCAGGGTGTGGTTCCTTATCAGTCAATTTTTTTCGCATGA
- a CDS encoding glycosyltransferase codes for MTLSVLMSVYYKENPKYLDECLKSLFDQTRSADEIVCVKDGLLTSELDIVLGKWKELLPLKIVGYEQNKGLAHALNFGIQYCTGELIARIDTDDIADDKRFEAQLEFFVNNPATVILGTGITEVYCKWNGGYFKRDRIYPDRILKDSTLLYRGTPLGHPTVMVKKNLLNQYRYNEMVGANEDIDLWFRILMDGYEIRNLQECFYFQRLDDNSFKRRSYQKAINEYKIYTQMLYKIHGFSFRLIFPLLRFLSRLMPSRINKMLYISRIRNVLFSK; via the coding sequence ATGACCTTATCCGTGTTAATGTCTGTTTATTATAAAGAGAACCCAAAGTATCTTGATGAATGTTTAAAAAGTCTATTTGACCAAACTAGGTCTGCCGATGAAATTGTATGTGTGAAGGATGGTCTTCTTACTTCTGAGTTGGATATTGTTTTGGGAAAATGGAAAGAGCTATTACCATTAAAAATTGTCGGATATGAGCAGAATAAAGGCTTAGCGCATGCTCTTAATTTTGGGATACAATATTGTACAGGTGAATTAATTGCAAGAATAGATACTGATGATATAGCTGATGATAAAAGATTTGAAGCACAGCTTGAGTTTTTTGTAAATAATCCTGCAACCGTTATTCTTGGAACAGGTATTACTGAAGTGTATTGTAAGTGGAACGGTGGATATTTTAAACGTGATCGTATATATCCAGATAGGATATTAAAAGATTCTACTTTATTGTATAGGGGAACTCCGCTTGGACATCCTACTGTTATGGTTAAAAAAAATTTATTAAACCAATATCGATATAATGAAATGGTTGGTGCTAATGAAGATATCGATTTATGGTTTCGGATTTTAATGGATGGATATGAAATCCGTAATTTGCAAGAATGCTTTTATTTTCAAAGGCTAGATGACAATTCATTTAAGCGGCGCAGTTATCAGAAAGCTATTAATGAATATAAGATATATACACAGATGCTTTATAAAATACATGGTTTTTCGTTCCGTTTGATTTTTCCATTGCTGCGCTTTCTGTCCCGCTTGATGCCATCACGAATAAATAAAATGCTATATATTTCTAGAATTAGAAATGTTTTATTTTCTAAATAG
- a CDS encoding DegT/DnrJ/EryC1/StrS family aminotransferase, producing the protein MICRARPKFIKKDYEEFLLSSTSYFSGNDDGTYYYNRGSNALQHFLMVFNTYYNKKARVAVQSFTCHSVLDAIINSGSIALLYDVSKDDCSLDYKLVDFSVPIDIIILTHYQGIPNKNYIEFSETCKRKGILLIDDLAHGATSTIKTVKLGALSNIYIESYAWDKPYTALTGGSLTINKLSKDFITFYTKAYYMLSVEDDITAVADIKMIYFTMKYTDPGNYYNDFDYTIFHNMPVLVCFYNNYIFNIKAYRYILSLIYRIYNKIKQLKYKNTIKRMARIKAAFINMQRLCDTRDALIKFSIPDLYKNAYFEFVNTDMSVVWNRFSVVATDKALLDYFKNIGVDVRNFNWPTCLHDRIENNHVNCFYMTSFHASEYLSKNILNIPIWQEMKDC; encoded by the coding sequence ATGATATGCAGGGCTCGCCCGAAATTTATAAAAAAGGACTATGAAGAGTTTCTACTCTCTAGTACTAGTTATTTTTCTGGCAATGATGATGGAACATATTATTATAATCGTGGAAGCAATGCGTTACAGCATTTCCTTATGGTGTTTAATACGTATTATAATAAAAAAGCTCGAGTCGCTGTGCAGTCATTCACTTGTCATTCTGTGCTAGATGCGATTATAAATTCTGGTAGCATAGCATTGCTTTATGATGTATCAAAAGATGATTGTTCACTTGATTATAAGTTGGTTGATTTTAGTGTCCCGATTGATATTATTATTTTAACTCACTATCAAGGAATTCCGAATAAAAATTATATAGAATTTTCAGAAACTTGCAAAAGAAAAGGAATTTTACTGATTGATGATTTAGCTCACGGTGCTACAAGCACTATTAAAACTGTGAAGTTGGGTGCATTATCTAATATATATATTGAATCTTATGCTTGGGATAAACCATATACAGCCTTAACAGGAGGTAGCTTAACAATAAATAAACTTTCAAAAGATTTTATTACTTTTTATACTAAGGCTTATTATATGCTTTCTGTCGAGGATGATATTACTGCTGTTGCTGATATAAAAATGATTTATTTCACAATGAAATATACTGATCCGGGAAATTATTATAATGACTTTGATTATACAATTTTTCATAATATGCCTGTGTTGGTGTGCTTTTATAACAATTATATCTTTAATATAAAGGCGTATAGATATATACTGTCTTTGATTTATAGAATTTATAATAAGATTAAACAATTGAAATATAAAAATACAATTAAACGAATGGCAAGAATAAAAGCAGCTTTTATAAATATGCAACGTTTGTGCGATACTCGTGATGCTTTGATAAAGTTTTCTATACCGGATTTGTATAAAAATGCTTATTTTGAATTTGTAAACACGGATATGTCTGTTGTTTGGAATAGGTTTTCTGTTGTTGCTACGGATAAGGCATTGCTGGATTATTTTAAAAATATTGGTGTTGATGTGCGAAACTTTAATTGGCCAACTTGCTTGCATGATCGTATAGAAAATAATCATGTCAATTGTTTTTATATGACGTCTTTTCATGCTTCTGAATATCTTAGTAAAAATATTTTAAATATTCCAATTTGGCAGGAAATGAAGGATTGCTAA
- the wecB gene encoding non-hydrolyzing UDP-N-acetylglucosamine 2-epimerase, with translation MHILTIIGARPQFVKAAVLSRYIKNNPQLGIEETIVHTGQHYDQNMSDIFFTEMDIPQPDYNLHIGSGPHGKMTGLMLEKIEELLLELKPDVVLVYGDTNSTLAGALAASKLHIPVAHVEAGLRSYMMAMPEEQNRRLTDHLSTWLFCPTDTAVENLRVEGIASTSGVPSAMRPSPDNKVVCKTGDIMYDASLYYRQKATSIQIPNDFILLTIHRAENTDDPIRLKNIVQAVNTLSEKKFIFPVHPRTKKIVAEYGLYFENHVTLIDPVGYLEMLKYEETCTAVLTDSGGVQKEAFFFQKPCITMRDSTEWVELVASGWNTLAGADPEKIVSAIRNMHVPKDYPNLYGDGHTAEKIIEVLRG, from the coding sequence ATGCATATTCTTACAATAATCGGTGCACGTCCGCAATTTGTTAAAGCCGCGGTATTAAGCCGCTATATTAAAAATAATCCTCAACTTGGTATAGAAGAAACCATCGTTCATACCGGTCAGCATTATGATCAAAATATGAGTGATATATTTTTTACCGAAATGGATATTCCTCAGCCGGATTACAATTTACATATAGGTTCAGGTCCTCACGGGAAAATGACCGGTCTTATGCTTGAAAAGATCGAAGAATTGCTGTTAGAACTAAAGCCGGATGTGGTGCTTGTATATGGGGATACTAATTCTACCTTAGCAGGGGCATTAGCTGCAAGCAAGCTTCATATTCCTGTTGCGCATGTTGAAGCCGGTTTGCGATCGTATATGATGGCAATGCCGGAAGAACAAAACCGTCGTCTTACCGATCACCTTTCAACATGGCTTTTTTGCCCAACGGATACGGCTGTGGAGAATCTTAGAGTAGAAGGAATTGCGTCTACTAGCGGTGTGCCGTCTGCAATGAGGCCGTCCCCGGATAATAAGGTTGTGTGTAAAACGGGCGATATTATGTACGATGCCTCACTTTATTATCGTCAAAAGGCAACTTCAATACAGATACCGAATGACTTTATCCTTCTGACTATTCATCGAGCGGAAAATACTGATGATCCCATACGGTTAAAAAATATTGTACAAGCGGTAAATACTCTGTCTGAGAAGAAATTTATTTTTCCTGTACACCCTCGTACAAAGAAAATAGTAGCGGAATATGGATTGTACTTTGAAAATCATGTTACCCTTATTGATCCTGTCGGTTATTTGGAAATGCTTAAATATGAAGAGACTTGTACCGCTGTGCTTACGGATTCAGGCGGTGTACAAAAGGAAGCGTTTTTCTTTCAAAAGCCGTGTATAACCATGCGGGATAGTACCGAATGGGTCGAACTGGTGGCTTCCGGTTGGAATACACTTGCCGGTGCGGATCCCGAAAAGATTGTATCCGCTATTCGGAATATGCACGTTCCGAAGGACTACCCTAACCTTTATGGAGACGGGCATACAGCAGAAAAGATTATAGAGGTTTTACGCGGATAA
- a CDS encoding GNAT family N-acetyltransferase, which translates to MLANKDRYHTFCEQEKGVPIFNQDWWLDAVCGQDNWNVVLVEKGGSIVGALPYCIDKKLWFNRIQMPLLTQTLGPYINYPVNQKYYKRLSWEKEVYSDLIKQLPNYDFFQQSFSPQVTNWLPFYWHGFKQTTRYTYRIKKITEEQLENEYETDIRRRRKKAANLGVTVEELHSVDDFFCLNKKTFNRKNMQIPYSKDIVERIYDACMAHDAVKMFAAKLPDGTVIAANFLVYDYNTVYYLMGGIDPDTKDMGGMDIVQHSSILFALQSDKVFDFEGSMVESIEKYFRSFGAIQVPYLQVYRYGSRLYKCMKNIKDIFTSV; encoded by the coding sequence ATGCTGGCAAATAAAGACAGGTATCATACGTTTTGTGAACAAGAAAAAGGTGTTCCGATTTTTAATCAAGATTGGTGGCTTGATGCCGTATGCGGTCAAGATAATTGGAATGTGGTATTGGTAGAAAAAGGTGGAAGCATAGTCGGCGCTTTGCCTTATTGTATTGATAAAAAGCTATGGTTTAACAGAATACAAATGCCATTGTTGACTCAAACATTGGGACCGTATATAAACTATCCGGTAAATCAAAAATATTATAAACGTCTTTCTTGGGAAAAAGAAGTGTATTCCGATTTAATTAAGCAATTACCTAATTATGATTTTTTTCAACAAAGTTTTTCTCCGCAGGTTACCAATTGGTTGCCGTTTTATTGGCATGGGTTTAAACAAACAACTCGCTATACATATCGGATTAAGAAGATTACAGAAGAACAGCTGGAAAATGAATATGAAACGGATATAAGACGAAGAAGGAAAAAAGCTGCAAATCTTGGTGTTACTGTTGAAGAGTTACATTCTGTAGATGATTTTTTCTGTCTTAATAAGAAAACATTTAATCGGAAAAATATGCAAATTCCTTATTCAAAAGACATTGTTGAACGTATTTATGACGCATGTATGGCGCATGACGCTGTAAAAATGTTTGCAGCAAAACTACCGGACGGTACCGTTATTGCAGCGAATTTTTTGGTATACGATTATAATACGGTCTATTATCTGATGGGCGGAATAGACCCTGATACCAAAGATATGGGTGGTATGGATATAGTGCAGCATAGTTCTATTTTATTTGCCTTACAGTCCGATAAAGTGTTTGATTTTGAAGGAAGTATGGTCGAAAGCATTGAGAAATATTTCCGTTCATTCGGCGCTATACAAGTACCATATCTTCAAGTGTATCGTTACGGTTCTCGATTATATAAATGTATGAAAAATATAAAAGATATTTTTACGTCAGTTTAA